The genomic interval CCAGATATCacgaggaggtgaggggggacaTGGGATCTCCCGAGCCCGCTGGGCCCGCCGCTTCATGGCCTCGCGCACTGACCTGAGATCTTTGGGAATGGGCAGTGACCTCACAGGTCCCGGGACGGTGGGCAtcctccagggcaggggctgGCTGCTGAAATCGATCGGAGGAGCGGCCCCAGGCCGGAGGCTGcgaagggggagctggggagtgggCTGAAGCCGGGGCTGCGCAGCGGAACTAGGGCCAGGCACGGGGGCAGGGGTGGCCAGGGGTGGTCCGGCCGGTGGCTGGGGTGGACTCTGAGCGGCTGGCCGTAGGGGCGGGCGACCAGGGTCCGGCCAAGGGCAGGGCGCTAGCCTGGAATGCGCGCTCGTCCGAGTGGGCGGTGATCGGTGGCCCTCGGCGCGTCCGACTGGCTTCTGGACCCGGTCATCTGGGGCCGAGGGCTGTCCTGAGTCCTTGCCGGGGGCTGCAGCTTGGGAGCTCCTTAACTGCAGGCGTGTGGCCTGGACAGGGAGGCGTGCGCTGCCCGAGCCCAGGCGCCCGCCAGAGAGAGCAGCGAGGTCCCAGGAGCTGAGGCCCGTCGGTGCCACCGCGGGGCTAACCTCCAGGGACCTTTGCAAGCTGGCGTCCAGGGGGCCCCGGGTCCTTTTTCCCGGTGGCAGGCTGACCTCCTCCTGGCTTCTGCTCCTTTTGCGTGAAGGCCGGCTCCATTTCCCCGGCTCTTCCCAAGGGGTGTCCCATGGAGGCTGCTCGTTCGCCgctgcagggctggggctggggctgcggcCGTCTACCTTGTCGTCCCTGGGGGCCCTGACCTGGCTCCCATCCCAGCCTCGCTTTGGGCGGATTTCCCTGGAAGGACGTCCCCTGGCTTCCCTCCCTGGGCCCTCGGCCTCGCTCTGGAGCGGGCCCTTGGTGTCCCCGGTGGAGCggggagggctgggctgggcctgcccgattctcctgtctctcttgttCCTGGCAGAGGTTCTTCTTTCGTCCGTCGCCTGAGCCTGACCTCCATGGGCGTCTGCGGTGGGCTTGCCGTCCAGCGGCCTGGGACACTGGGGGCCCGAGCCACCCCTCGGAGCGGGACGGAGCGGAGCGTTCCGCCCTTCCTCCAGCCCATGGGCCTGATCCACAGAGGCCGAGACAGGCCGCTCAGGACCGGTGGAGCCCGCAAGCGCACCCGCTGCGCCCTGCCCCGGGATGGACGTTCCGCGAGCCTTACCTCCTGGGACGGCTCGGGTTGCTTTGGCCTTGCTTGGACCGCCGGGGCCTTCGTCGCcgctgagaggagagaggagcggaGGGATCCGAATCTCGGCGAGCACCTGCTCGATATCCACGGGACAGGGGTCGGGCCGGGGTCCTCCTTCGGGGCCCGCCAGGGAACCAAGACATCCGTTGTTTCTGCCGGGGAGGGCTTCCTCGCGGCTGGGTTTCTCTGGCGCCGAGCCGGCGCCGCAAATG from Ornithorhynchus anatinus isolate Pmale09 unplaced genomic scaffold, mOrnAna1.pri.v4 scaffold_279_arrow_ctg1, whole genome shotgun sequence carries:
- the LOC114808865 gene encoding collagen alpha-1(I) chain-like — encoded protein: MARDSLATRLQESVGVFHALGPKSPAPAGQCALRRPASTAASRRPHQTTRLPGRRLEASVIGQDSGESWAPGAGAPKLGGGAQDPLPSWSRTGEDSSSGCGPNGRGRSGHPCPPSAPRDICWDVCPGGAPFDPFHSGAALPVCGASSAPEKPSREGALPGSSSRRFEWLGPDTRPVDVEMVLAEFRIPPLLSPLREDDTPEGPTTPKPPRAARGGKAVGAANPGMAAAGSLAGSSGPERAVAARQPGWGSVDHTTTPKESRTLRLHLAQTEDAGPASEVHGQSLVVDAPRQGSGRPSAPEARARRPPWTRDEEDSSGDEGPGGPSKAKATRAVPGGKARGTSIPGQGAAGALAGSTGPERPVSASVDQAHGLEEGRNAPLRPAPRGGSGPQCPRPLDGKPTADAHGGQAQATDERRTSARNKRDRRIGQAQPSPPRSTGDTKGPLQSEAEGPGREARGRPSREIRPKRGWDGSQVRAPRDDKVDGRSPSPSPAAANEQPPWDTPWEEPGKWSRPSRKRSRSQEEVSLPPGKRTRGPLDASLQRSLEVSPAVAPTGLSSWDLAALSGGRLGSGSARLPVQATRLQLRSSQAAAPGKDSGQPSAPDDRVQKPVGRAEGHRSPPTRTSAHSRLAPCPWPDPGRPPLRPAAQSPPQPPAGPPLATPAPVPGPSSAAQPRLQPTPQLPLRSLRPGAAPPIDFSSQPLPWRMPTVPGPVRSLPIPKDLRSVREAMKRRAQRAREIPCPPSPPRDIWDVCTRRASEQPFP